The proteins below come from a single Natrinema sp. SYSU A 869 genomic window:
- a CDS encoding MFS transporter — translation MHSSDRDRVVLAALVFAVLFSQVLLYPGVATLVETLGADATASAFAATPLDASMWFLVAEFAAYVTFVGVWGVASDMIGRRTPFIVIGALAGAVGYAALAAVPTIGSISFEGVLLLRVLQGSMTIGAFSLTMTMLMDLEGGHGRNMGAAGIAIGLGAALGAPIGGQLTAFDPIAPLVVAAGLLVCVGVLVSLVGDRSPDERRTARALVDGIRRRPTLSIPYAFGFVDRLTAGFFALVGTLYFQETFGLDAGTTGLLLACFFAPFAILQYPMGALSDRIGRTVPIVVGSVCYGGGILLVGASPSVPTAAIAMAGVGVLGALVAPATMALVTDLAAESERGVAMAGFNIAGSLGFLGGFLIGGTVASTYGYDLAFLVVGGLEIAIAVITVPVFLRLSLESTDRFRSGGENA, via the coding sequence GTGCACTCGAGTGACCGCGATCGGGTCGTCCTCGCCGCCCTGGTCTTTGCGGTGTTGTTCTCGCAAGTGCTGCTCTATCCGGGCGTTGCGACGCTCGTCGAGACGCTGGGTGCCGACGCGACGGCGTCGGCGTTCGCGGCGACCCCGCTCGATGCGAGCATGTGGTTTCTGGTCGCCGAGTTCGCCGCCTACGTCACGTTCGTCGGCGTTTGGGGCGTTGCAAGCGATATGATCGGTCGGCGCACGCCCTTTATTGTCATCGGCGCACTCGCCGGTGCGGTCGGCTATGCCGCTCTCGCCGCCGTTCCGACTATCGGATCGATCTCCTTCGAGGGAGTGCTCCTCCTGCGGGTCCTGCAGGGATCGATGACCATCGGCGCGTTCTCACTGACGATGACCATGCTAATGGATCTCGAGGGCGGTCACGGCCGAAACATGGGTGCAGCGGGGATCGCCATCGGCCTCGGGGCTGCCCTCGGCGCCCCCATTGGCGGCCAGCTCACGGCGTTCGACCCGATCGCGCCGCTGGTCGTCGCCGCCGGCCTACTGGTCTGTGTCGGCGTCCTCGTCTCGCTCGTCGGGGATCGCTCTCCCGACGAACGCCGAACCGCTCGAGCGCTCGTCGATGGAATTCGCCGTCGGCCGACGCTGTCGATCCCGTATGCCTTCGGCTTCGTCGATCGGCTCACGGCGGGCTTTTTCGCGCTCGTGGGGACCCTCTACTTTCAGGAGACGTTCGGCCTCGACGCGGGGACGACTGGACTCCTGCTAGCGTGCTTTTTCGCGCCCTTCGCCATCTTGCAGTATCCCATGGGTGCCCTCTCGGACCGAATCGGTCGGACGGTTCCGATCGTCGTCGGCTCGGTGTGTTACGGCGGCGGAATCCTCCTTGTCGGGGCCTCTCCCTCGGTTCCCACTGCTGCGATCGCGATGGCCGGCGTCGGCGTCCTTGGTGCGCTCGTCGCCCCCGCGACGATGGCGCTGGTCACTGACCTCGCCGCCGAGAGCGAGCGCGGCGTCGCCATGGCCGGGTTCAACATCGCTGGGAGCCTCGGCTTCCTCGGCGGGTTCCTCATCGGTGGCACCGTCGCCAGCACCTACGGCTATGACTTGGCCTTCCTCGTCGTTGGCGGCCTCGAGATCGCGATCGCCGTCATCACGGTACCCGTCTTCCTGCGGCTCTCGCTCGAGTCGACCGACCGGTTTCGATCGGGTGGCGAAAACGCCTGA
- a CDS encoding DUF6517 family protein yields MTVTRRQLLAGGATAGTGIVAGCTGFVRESLSSTPGTVSRTALEETGYEEHTVEEVVVERTVGRFGIERSIEAKNWYAEYDRAIALDSVGLTRVQAAVVSVLTTPQVSVLGKTFNPVGEYSTDELVALIQERYDRLEDVQSVDEDSVSILGTETTLARYEARARLISVGTTLDVYLEVSDPIEHGDDFVICVAVYPQLRGLETESGSVRTMLGALEHE; encoded by the coding sequence ATGACAGTCACGCGTCGGCAACTGCTTGCCGGAGGAGCGACCGCCGGAACAGGGATCGTCGCCGGCTGTACCGGTTTCGTGCGAGAGTCGCTTTCGTCGACACCGGGAACCGTCTCGAGGACGGCACTCGAGGAAACCGGCTACGAGGAACATACCGTCGAGGAAGTCGTCGTCGAGCGAACCGTCGGCCGATTCGGGATCGAGCGCTCGATCGAGGCCAAGAACTGGTACGCCGAGTACGATCGGGCGATCGCGCTCGACTCGGTCGGCCTGACGCGCGTTCAGGCGGCGGTCGTCTCCGTCCTTACGACGCCGCAAGTGTCCGTCCTCGGAAAAACGTTCAACCCCGTCGGCGAGTACTCGACAGACGAACTGGTTGCACTGATCCAAGAGCGGTACGACCGACTTGAGGACGTCCAGTCCGTCGACGAAGACTCGGTTTCGATCCTGGGTACTGAAACAACGCTCGCCCGGTATGAGGCGCGTGCACGGTTGATTTCGGTCGGAACCACGCTTGATGTCTACCTAGAGGTCAGCGACCCCATCGAACACGGTGATGATTTCGTGATTTGTGTCGCGGTCTATCCGCAACTGCGGGGTCTCGAGACCGAGTCCGG